A genomic window from Dermacentor silvarum isolate Dsil-2018 chromosome 9, BIME_Dsil_1.4, whole genome shotgun sequence includes:
- the LOC119463554 gene encoding putative nuclease HARBI1 codes for MAAPLIAMAVALRRRRRGHGEPDNAFDMPDDHFRQHFHLSKETVRLLCEDLAGELKAERATGLSVERKVSCALRFFATGSFQASVGSKEMIRVSQSTVSECVRRVAKAVVNPAARKKSVHFPKTSEEKAAVKEGFLRRCAIPGVIGCVDGSLVAIIAAKGEHKAAFMCRKGYYARTTLHICDADMRILTVYPMRPGSDYDSFLWRTTWLRRRFQAARIANPAEYLISDSGYPLDPWLLTPVPGHLPMQNAEKYNRAHAAMRSVVERCIGLLKSRFRCRQRYRILLYEPEHVANIVAACAVLHTQSLAV; via the exons ATGGCTGCCCCACTCATTGCTATGGCGGtggctcttcgccgtcgccgacgTGGACACGGAGAGCCGGACAACGCGTTTGACATGCCGGATGACCATTTTCGACAGCATTTTCACCTCTCGAAGGAAACGGTGCGGTTGTTGTGCGAGGACCTGGCGGGGGAACTAAAAGCGGAGCGCGCGACGGGACTGTCGGTGGAGCGGAAGGTTTCgtgcgcgctgcgcttctttgctACCGGGAGCTTCCAAGCGTCCGTAGGGAGTAAGGAGATGATCCGGGTGTCGCAGTCGACCGTGAGcgagtgcgtgcgacgcgtggcaAAGGCTGTCGTGAACCCAGCGGCCCGCAAAAAGTCAGTCCATTTTCCCAAGACGTCCGAGGAAAAGGCAGCTGTGAAGGAAGGTTTTCTTCGGCGCTGTGCTATTCCCGGCGTCATCGGATGCGTGGACGGCAGCCTCGTTGCCATTATCGCAGCCAAAGGTGAGCACAAGGCTGCATTCATGTGCCGCAAGGGATACTACGCCCGTACTACACTGCAT ATCTGCGACGCGGACATGAGGATCCTGACCGTGTATCCTATGCGACCGGGGTCGGATTACGACTCATTCCTCTGGCGGACGACGTGGCTACGCCGGCGGTTCCAGGCGGCGCGCATCGCGAATCCCGCTGAATACCTCATCA gtgacagcggctaccccTTGGATCCGTGGCTCCTTACCCCGGTTCCCGGCCATCTTCCTATGCAAAACGCCGAGAAGTACAACAGGGCACATGCCGCCATGCGTTCCGTAGTGGAGAGGTGTATTGGGCTTTTAAAGAGTCGTTTCCGCTGTCGGCAGCGGTACCGCATCCTTCTCTACGAGCCAGAACATGTGGCCAACATTGTCGCTGCATGTGCTGTATTGCACACACAATCTTTGGCTGTCTGA